The segment GTCGCGGCCTGACCCGGGAGCAGCGCCTCAAGCGCGCCGTCTCGGCGAGCCTCGCCGCCGCCGGGTTGACGGAGGTGTTCGCCTACCCGTTCGTCTCCTCGGTGCGGAATGCCGCGTTCGCCCCCGTGCACGGCGGCGCGTCACCCGTGTCAACCGTCCGCCTGGCCAACCCGCTGGACGTCGACGCGCCGGAGATGCGGATGTCGCTCCTGCCCGGCCTCCTCGACGTCGCGCGCCGCAACCTGGCCCGGGGCTTCGCCGACATCGCCCTCTACGAGACCGGCGCGGTCTCGTTCAGCCGCGGTCCGATCGGCACCGACTCCATCCCGGTCGGGGGCTCGCGCCCCGGCGCGGACGACCTCGCGGCGCTCGATGCGAGCCTCCCGGAGCAGCCCCACCACCTCGGCATCCTGGTCGTCGGGTCCGCGGTCGACCGTCAGCCGGGCCAGGCGTCCGTCCCGGCCGACCTCGCCGACGTCCTCGACGACGCCCGGGTCGCGGCCCGCGCCGTGGCCGCCGGGCTGACCGTGCGCCAGGGCTTCCACCCGGCGCTCCACCCGGGGCGCGCCGCCGACCTGCTGGTCGGCGACGAGGTCGTCGGCTTCGCCGGCGAGCTCCTGCCCCAGGTGGCCCTCGATCTCGACCTGCCCCGCCGCGTCGTCGTCGCGGAGCTCGACGTCGACCGCCTCATCGCTCTGGCCCGGCAGGAGCCGTCGCTCGAGGCGATCTCGTCCTACCCGGTAGCGACCCAGGATCTCTCTCTGGTGGTCGGGGCCGATGCTCCTGCCGGCGAGGTCCTCGACACCGTCGTCGAGGGGGCCGGTCCGCTCCTCGAGCAGGCGCGCCTCGTCGACGACTACCGGGGTGAGGGCCTTCCGGAGGCCGCGAAGTCGCTGACGTTCGCGCTGCGATTCCGTGCGCCCGACCGCACTCTCACCCAGGCGGAGGCCTCCGAGGCCAAGCAGGGGGCCGTCCGGCTGGCCGGCGAGCGATTCGGGGCGACGCTCCGCGACTGAACCGTCGCGTGGCGTCGCCGCCCCGATCCCGTCCAGCCGAACATTAGGGTAGAAGAATGCCTTTGTCCGTCGCCGTCGCAGGCGCAAGCGGTTACGCCGGTGGGGAACTCCTCCGCCTCCTCAGCGCGCATCCCGAGTTCGAGGTGACCACGGTCACCGCCTTCACCAACGCCGGCGTGCCGCTCATCGCGGCCCAGCCCCACCTCCGATCCCTGGCGCACCTCACCCTGGTCGAGACGAACGCCGCGAACCTCTCCGGGCACGACGTCGTCTTCCTGGCGCTGCCGCACGGCAAGTCGGGGGAGATCACCGCGCAGCTCGACGAGGGCACCCTCGTCGTCGACTGCGGGGCCGACCACCGACTGACCGACGAGGCCGACTGGGCCTCGTTCTACGGGGGCGACTTCTACGGCGCCTGGACCTACGGGCTCCCCGAGATGCTCCGCGCCTCGTCGACGAAGCAGCGCGACGAGATCGTCGGAACCCGGCGCATCGCCGTCCCCGGCTGCAACGTCACCGCGATCACGCTGGGCCTGGCTCCGGGGGTGGCGTCGGGGCTCGTCGAGGTCGACGACATCGTCGCCGTCCTCGCGGTGGGCCCGAGCGGTGCCGGCAAGGCTCTCAAGCCGCACCTCCTCGCGAGCGAGCTCATGGGGTCCGCCTCGGTCTACGGGGTCGGAGGCAGCCACCGGCACGTCCCGGAGGTTCAGCAGAACCTCCGGGCCGCGGGCGGCTCCGACGTCCGGTTGTCGTTCACTCCCGTCCTCGTGCCCATGGCGCGGGGGATCCTCGCGACGACGACGGCCCGTCTGGCGCCGGGCGTCACCGAAGCCGACCTCCGCACGGCCTGGGAGCTCGCCTACGCCGACGAGCCGTTCGTCCACCTCCTGCCCGCGGGCGAGTTCCCGCGCGTGGCCGACACGCTCGGCGCCAACAGCGCCCTCATCGGTCTGGCGGTCGACGAGGCCGCGGGTCGCGTCGTCGTCGTCACCGCCCTCGACAACCTCGTGAAGGGCACGGCCGGAGCCGCCGTCCAGTCGGCCAACATCGCCCTCGGCCTCGCCGAGACCCTGGGCCTCACCGCAGACGGAGTCGCACCGTGAGCGTCACAGCAGCACAGGGATTCGAGGCGGCCGGAGTCACGGCGGGCCTCAAGACCTCCGGTACCCCCGACGTCGCCCTCGTCGTCAATCGCGGCCGGAGCGACGCGGTCGCAGCCGTCTTCACGAGCAACCGCTCGAAGGCGAACCCCGTCATCTGGTCGCAGCAGGCCGTGGCCGACGGGCACGCCCGAGCCGTCGTCCTCAACTCGGGCGGAGCGAACTGCTTCACCGGCGCGTTCGGCTTCCAGACGACGCACTCGACCGCGGAGGCCGTGGCCGAGGCGCTCGAGCTCTCCGCCGGCGACGTCGTGGTGTGCTCCACGGGTCTCATCGGGGTGGGCGACCAGACGTTCCGAGACAAGGTCCTGGCAGGATCCCGCGCCGCCGCCTCCGCGCTGACGACCGACGGCGGGCTCGACGCCGCCACCGCGATCATGACCACCGACACGCATCCCAAGCAGGCGGTCGTGGAGGGCGCGGGCTGGTCGGTCGGCGGGATGGCCAAGGGCGCCGGTATGCTCGCCCCCGGTCTCGCCACCATGCTGGTCGTGTTGACGACCGACGCCGACGTCCCGTCCGCGCAGCTCGACGCGAGCCTCCGCGAGGCGACCCGCGTGACGTTCGACCGCCTCGACTCCGACGGCTGCATGTCGAC is part of the Frondihabitans sp. 762G35 genome and harbors:
- the argJ gene encoding bifunctional glutamate N-acetyltransferase/amino-acid acetyltransferase ArgJ, which gives rise to MSVTAAQGFEAAGVTAGLKTSGTPDVALVVNRGRSDAVAAVFTSNRSKANPVIWSQQAVADGHARAVVLNSGGANCFTGAFGFQTTHSTAEAVAEALELSAGDVVVCSTGLIGVGDQTFRDKVLAGSRAAASALTTDGGLDAATAIMTTDTHPKQAVVEGAGWSVGGMAKGAGMLAPGLATMLVVLTTDADVPSAQLDASLREATRVTFDRLDSDGCMSTNDTVVLLASGESGVVPSAEEFGRAVTALCRDLAEQLQADAEGASHDIVIEVVGAVDENDAVEVGRSIARNNLFKAAVFGNDPNWGRVLAAIGTTSAAFDPYDVDVSMNGVRVCSQGAPDRPSDEVDLTARRVHVLVDLKSGDAEATILTNDLTHDYVHENSAYSS
- the argC gene encoding N-acetyl-gamma-glutamyl-phosphate reductase, with translation MPLSVAVAGASGYAGGELLRLLSAHPEFEVTTVTAFTNAGVPLIAAQPHLRSLAHLTLVETNAANLSGHDVVFLALPHGKSGEITAQLDEGTLVVDCGADHRLTDEADWASFYGGDFYGAWTYGLPEMLRASSTKQRDEIVGTRRIAVPGCNVTAITLGLAPGVASGLVEVDDIVAVLAVGPSGAGKALKPHLLASELMGSASVYGVGGSHRHVPEVQQNLRAAGGSDVRLSFTPVLVPMARGILATTTARLAPGVTEADLRTAWELAYADEPFVHLLPAGEFPRVADTLGANSALIGLAVDEAAGRVVVVTALDNLVKGTAGAAVQSANIALGLAETLGLTADGVAP